CTGAGCGTGCCGTTTTGTTCTCACGATTACCTGATGGTCCGCGTGCAATTTGGCGAGGACGTTGCGGCGAAATGTGAGGGAAATAACGATACGCGAGCCGTTCAAGACGAGGCCGCCGTCTGTTGATAGTTGATCCCGGATTGACCAAAATTGAGTGACGTGAGTCGGAGAGAGTGAGCGGTCCGTGGGAAATTTGGATTCAACTGCCGTGATCAAGTCGAGATAATGGGGATCTGCCGCTGCTCCTGACTGTAACTCGGTGAGAAGTTTATCTGGCAGGTGATGTGACGAATCTGGGTCGTCTTCAGATTCGGCAATGGCATTGACGCTCCGGATAATCACGTTACGCACAGAAAATGCTAGCTCCGTCGCGATGCACTCATCGTCCGCCACCGGGTCGTTAACGGGCGCCCGCGAAAGCGACGCCCACTCTACGGCCGCCAACTCCAACTCCACGATGGCATATCTAGATTTGGTGTCTGTAAACcagcgtgaattggcgtccaCCAACCTCCAGGAGTCGCCGTGGCGCTGCAGTAATGCGTATCCCATACCATTCTTTCTTAATGCGTCAACCTGTATGGTAGTTTCTATCCATTGCTTTTAATTGGCTTTTTTACAATAAATCGTGCAAtatcttgtttattttatggCGAAAGTCTCTAATTCTTAAGTTTTGTAGTTTACTAGAAAAACCCTCGTTTGTCAAGGCCGCTTTGCCATAAGGCACCATGTAAACCGCGGCTGCCGCGCGGCTGAAAATGATTTGACCGTCTGTCACTATTTTTTCATATACAACCTATTTCACACATgatttttatgaaaatttgaaaagttataaAGTAAAACACTTAGAATACGTGGaggtatttaaaataatttatttctaattaGAAATACCAtatttataagaaaataaaaaaatttgaatttcaacttcgaatttttttacagaaatatttaatattttcgcGGAGGGTTTTGTATGTAACATTTTGAACACTAAAATAAtaaagctcattaaaaaaattcatgttaCATTTTGTCCGaggttaaaaattaattacccTCGACTATAATGCCAATTAGCTACCAAACTTCGTTGCAACAGTCAAGAAGTCAGTGTCAATgacaatttgtttaaaatttggaaaaaaatgttattgttaACACTTTCTTGAAAGCGTAGTgcctaccccccccccccccttcaccATCTAGTGGCGATCGCAAAAAAATCACAACCACATCTTCTGTGAAAACGCGACaccaatcgtttttttttttttcgctgatcGGGATCAAGACTGCGGTAGAAAAATTCGGTCACAATACTGCTTTGGGCTATAACCCACGAGCCAGTAATACGGCCCCAAATCGAAGGCTTGAATCGAATCAACTTTCCAGTGCACTTCACTTTTTTAAGCTAGTTTGTAGCAAGTTAGATTCTGGCCAGTtgacttcatttttttcgggtgTTTTCGGGTCGATAATCGCTTTTTAAGATATGAATTAATTTATAGAcatgaaatttatttatttaagtatATCCACATACTTTGGGAACCCAAATCACATCAATTTCCGCTAAATCCAATGCAATTTCTTTCAGATATTGACGAATAGTTGTCCAACCTTAGCCTAGTAATCCAGTACATTCTTCATTGGCACCTTTTATTGTAAAAGTAAAACGCAATTATTTTCGAATCCCGGCGCACATCacagaaaagtaaaagactGTATTTACCCGCAACACTTTCTGTTACCAGTGCGAAAATAACTATAGAGTGACGGCAACGATGTactaatcataataataattttaatctCATAGCCATTGAGGGAACAATTGAagtaaaattacaaataacaGCAAAAAACTGTTCATGTTGTTGGATGAAATATTAAGACGATTTTTTCGACCAGAATTGGAAATAAGAACCTGAGAGATGAGTAAAATATCCAGGAAAGCTGGCGGTTTTTATGGCGGCctattcaaaaaatgaatttgcgtCATTTATTGAGCAGCTGCTTTACACGATTTGGCTTCAATAAATTAGttctggttatttttaaatatttggcaTTGGGTTTTAATTGGACTTTAAATGTATATTTATCAAGTTAATCATTCGCACTTAGTTGAAACAATTGTGTCGATCCGAACTGATACGAGCGAAAATTCCCCAGAATCtgttgatttttattcaaagaaGCCTATCCAAATATTAGGCGTTCGACGTTCGATGAAGTCATTTATTGAACAGCTGTTTGACAGGATACAGAAACCAACATGTTCAAATTAATGATAGCGAATGACTTCCGCTTTGGACGCATTATTGGTGATTTTCAGATTATGTTGTTTCGGCCTTATCTATTTATAACTGGACTGTATTTTTATACCTCCACGCAAGCATGTGATTGTTTGTTACAGCATGTCCTTATTTATTGCCATCACCCAAGTATTTTAGTTGGCTTCTTTGCACTCTTGCTGATTAGTTTATAGCTAATTATAATCAGTGGTTTACTTCTAATTGTGTTGACTTTCGCGGTAATTTTGCTTTGCATGCAATCGCAAAAATGTTTCTGATGATAGCACAAGGAGAATCAGAGTGCTATAGGGAAGTATTTATTTTCGAGGTTGTCTTCAAAATACCCACTGATTTGTATACAGGTCTATACAATGACGTCATCTATTGAACAGGTGTTGAAGCCCACATGTTTTATTTGAAGCTACAGCATCGGATCATCGAACTGTTTCTTATGAAGTTAGATTGgcactaattttttttaccccttttGGTAGTAAACTCTGAGGTATGAATTAGGTTAATGGAAAATTTGTATTGTTTCTAAGTAGCCACTCACAACCGCAATAACCCCCCAAAATTCAATACTTAATTTAAAGACCTTATTTAGAATGAGTCGGAAAATCTTAAACTGTAGTaactgtaaataaatgttcaaATTTTAGCGGTCACGCATGATGTTACCAAGGCAACGACAGGTAGCGCAACGGTATAATGACGTGCTGCATCATAAATAAtcgtaaaaaatgttgaaattaaaTCAAGGTTCCGTCAAAACATTACCTTCAGCACCAACCACTTGATTGTTGCAATTGCTTATTGCTAGTTAAAGAAAAAGTGTGGACACAGTTGTTAGCGATAACAGGAATATACAGAAATAATTAACAACGAGAATAAGAAACTGCAAATACAGTAACTGCAAATACCAATAAAACCCCAATCTTACTCATTAGCGAGTGTGATGTTATTTACTCAACAAACgttgaacaataaaaatttatcaaaTATTATATTGATTATTGTGGCTACGTAAACGTTTCATAGTTTCCTCTATATAGACACGGGTCGATGTTTATTctcatgttttcttcttagctTTGAACAGAACTATAAAATTCTATGGCCCAAAATAATTCCATCTCACAATGTTATCAATAACAATCGTTCCATTATTCGCCGTTCGATAAGATCGATAACGAACATTTGAGAGCAACAAAGTTTTTAAAGCCCTGAGAACCGATTTCTGCATACATACTACTTGTAATCAATAAAATCCTACACAACAGACgaggtaaaaagaaatttgaaaataaaatttcatttcgaaaTTGGATAGTTATTGCAAGGCTGGTCCGATCGAAACCCGTTGTCGTGGATGATTTGAGCGATGTAACGGGCGGAAGCTTTGGCCGTCCGTGGGAGTTCTGGCGACGAAAAATCGACATTGAAAAGTCCGAATTTCTCGCTTCACGGATATTtaacaaaagacaaattttaattccttttgttggaaaatgaattataACTTTAAATAGAATTCACTTGTATCCAGCACGCCATTCAAAGTTGTCCATTAAAGACCAGGCCGTGTACCCACTGACTTTGACTCCGTCGGTTTTAATGGCTGTGCTCATCCAATTTGGAATATTGACATAATTAGCGATCGACCGGGTCCCTTAATGATTTCATTATGTATATACCTTTAAGGACGTTATTGATGTAGTGCTTGTAGTAATAGATTCTCAACATGTCGTCCAAATTGCCAGCCGTGTCACTGCATCCGTTCTCGGTGATGATCATTTCCGGGTTGTTGAACTTGTCTCTCAGCCAGCCCAAAAGATTTCGCAAGCCGAAAGGCGTTATTTTTAACCAAGGTGATCCAGatctatttttttcaaatcaaatcattttttcccGCCAATTCTTTCAAGTATAAAATTATACAATACTTACCCGTACCAAGATGGATCATAATAAGAATAAAGATCTTGATCGGATTCATAACTGACGTCGTTGATATTGCTGGGTTGATTAACCGTCAGCAAACTGGTGTAGTGATTGATGCCGAGGAAATCCGCACTGCCCTGAACCAACAGCTTTTGCTCGGCGGTGAATTCCGGCAGCCGAGATTGATTGAATCCTTGCTGAGCGCTTTTCTCCCCAATCTTGTACAAGATAATACTCCAAAATTGAATATAAGCCGGGGTAGTACGTATAATAAGTTGATCTATGCTGTCCTCAGACCTTCAGTTTCATAATTGATGGGTAATCCCCGCTACCGAAAATTGGATTGGCAAACCAACCGCCCATAAACTGGAGTGCTCGTTCGGCCGCATCCTTATCGGCTATCAGATCGCTTCCCGGGAAGAACCAATTGACATTTAATGCGATTCCAACTTTTCCTGTTATAACATTCCGCCATCAGTTAggctattccttttttttctcccttcttatttaaataattgcaGGCTATGCTCAAAGGCATAACAATATGTATTACCTTGTTGGGAAGCTTTGAAAGTTGATTCGTAGAGTCGGTAGGCTTTGGCGTGGGCTAGGATCAAGTTGTGGCCGGCTTGATAAGTATAAGTTCCAGGTCCGTATTTGGCTAGGGAGACGAGCAGCAATATTAAAAGCTAGATAAGAATCTAAAGGGAAAAATTCTGTCTGGTGGAATATAAGGAAGGATGGACGGAGACGAAGAAAAGGGAGGGGTAGAGAAGCTTTGTTATATTATACCAGGTGCGCTGACTCCGAGTCCGTAGCCTGAAGGATCaaaaatagagaagaaaaaaaaaagaagcccaaGATAAATATCTCAAGATTTACGGCGACTTTTTCTTTaagggaaaataattttcgacgacatttctaaaataaattatacGACCTTGCCAAGCTGTAATCCAAGGCTCGTTTAGGGTGACCCATATTTTTACCTAAATATatccaaacaaaaatgaaattttttcaaaaattattaaacttaataaacataaaatcagATTTTAAAACACTCGAGCCCTAGGCTTTGCGTGTCCTTTTCCGGGCATTcaattcgatgaaaaaaagattggactgataaattattattttccaaaaaaaaaaaaagaagatgagtaCGTCATCGCCGAATTGAGTGAAACAGAGACGGGCGTATTCTTCGAACCAGTCGGCCACGGAAGCGTTCAACCAGCCTCCCATATCCTCGAGGGCTTGCGGTAAATCCCAGTGGTACAAGGTTACCTGATGGAGCGTGAAaggaaacacattttttttgttttgtttttccgtttGGTAGTTgtgataaatgaataaataaatacgaaATAGAATAAATACCATCGGCTGGATGTTTGCCACTTTGAGTGCGGCAATCAGATTCTTATAGTAGTCGATTCCCGGTTGGTTGACTTGGCCGATTCCGTTTGGCAAAACCCTCGGCCACGAAATGGAGAACCGGTAGTGACTCACCTGGATGATGGTGAATACAATAACAAAAGCAGACGTCATCATAAATTAGCACAACAAATGCACAAAGAGAGGCTCGGCCTCAAAATTGTTATTATACTCAAGAGATCCTGGTTATTTACATTTAAACTCTTGAGGGCGTCGACGTCTTTTTGGTAAAAATAGTAACTGTTACAAGCTGTTTGGCCTGTAGCTCCTTCGGCAACAATGCCCGGCTGCGATGTATAAGTGTCCCAAATACTCGGCCCTTTACCTAACATTTTCcccattcatttgaatttttttcacacaagaaaaatttgtctgttttttgttttttgtttaaattaccATCGACGTTCCAGGCTCCTTCGATCTGATGGGCGCTGGTTGCCGAAGCCCAGATGAAATCAGGCGGGAAAGTGTCGTAAAGTAACGGCTCATCAACGAAGATGGCCGAAACTTTGTCGCTAGCGACAACCAAACTCAAAATCAGCCAAGAAATCCATCGCCGGTTGTCCATCCTGTTATTTCGCGATTGTCTCATTTTTCCCAGAATATCAAagtggaaaaattgaaaaaaggaaaaagacaacgAACTTGCtcatataataacaataataatgcaCCTTTGTTGTCGGATGTCTGAGACGATCCAACCGAGCGATAGTACAACCGGTTGTTGGATTTTCTCCATATATCATCACCGCCAGTTGACGTGTATCGCCAAGGTTGTTATCAAACGCTGAGCGATTGTCTTGTTTATTATACGACAGTTTGGTCATTATCATCCGGGAAAATCCAAAAcagcgctgctgctgtctcGTCTCTCTCCGTCGGCCAActattttattgttgttgtgttgttgttgttgtcgttgttgtggcTGTTTTATTATCTATTCGACTTTGGAATTTGGCAGACATCCATCAGGACCCAGTAACCGCAAAGTCCGACACTTTCttaaattgttgttttattcTCATCTTTTTGCTTTTCCAAGGATATGCAAATTACATGGTTAATAATTTGACTTAATATATCGGGTAATTGTTGCAAGGCTGGTCGACAGTGAACCCATTATCACGAATGAGTTGGGCATAGTAACGACCAGAAGCTTTGACAGTCCGGTTGAGATCAGCAGTGGCGAAATCCACGCTGAAAATGCCGAATTTTTGCCTATACCCAAAAATAGTTTGACGTTAATCACAGATTGAAAGGAATTCTCTGAGATAATTATCACTTACGTGTAACCGCTTCCCCATTCGTAGTTATCCATCAAACTCCAAGCGGCGTAACCAATCACTTTGACTCCATCAGTCTTGATGGCTGTGTGAAATTTCAACGTGTGCGTGTAATTAAATATCTAATAGCTAGACGATTtacagtttatttattttatttcatttattttttcgttttgattaATACCTTTGAGGACGTTGTTAATGTTGTGCTTGTAATAATAGACTCTCATTAGATCGTCCAGATTTCCGGCGTTATCGCTGAATCCGTTTTCTGTGACGATGATGTCGGGATTGTTGAACCGATCCCGGATCCATTTGAGAGTGTTTCTCATCCCGAACGGCGTGATCTTCAACCACCCGGACCCAGATCTGATTTGGAAaccagtttttatttattatttttatttttttcgaatgAAGTTTGATCGATTTGAGGTgtgtcgaagaagaaaaacgggcGAATAACTTACCCGTACCAAGCAGGATCGTAAGAGGCTTCGATATCTTGATCTGCTCCGTAGTCGACAATGCTGATATCTTGGATCTTTTCGATGGTGAGCGAACCGGTGTAGTAGTTGAGACCAAAGAAATCCGAGCTGCCTTGGACCAGAAGTTTCTCTTCGGCCGTGAAAACGGGCAATCGCGACGGGTTGTAGCCTTGGGCGGCACTTTTCTCGTCCACCTGTCACGCGTCAGGAAATTGAAACAACTCTCAATATCATTTGGTACGTTTTCGAGATTACACGGCGAGGTATAATTACTTTTTGTCTCATAACGGCCGGGTAACCTCCGTCGCCGAAAATGGGATTGGCGAACCAACCGCCCAGAAACTGCATGGCACGTTCGGCCGCTTCTTGGCTGGACGTTTGGTTGTCTTTGGGGTCGTACCAGTTAATATTTAACGTGATTCCAGCTTTACCTGTTGCgccattcaaaatttaattttttacaattcaCAGTGGGGAAATACAATCAATTAAAGAGAACCTTGTTGTGTTGGTTTGAATTCTGATTCGTAAAGACGATAAGCTCTGGCGTGGgctaaaattaaattgtggCCAGATTGGTAGGTGTATGTTCCAGGGCCGTACTTTCCTGtttcaatcatttttgttATAATTTCCACAATTGTCTCAAGACACGATAAACATAAAATCGCAATTATACCTGGAGCGTTGATGCCCGATCCGTatcctaaaagaaaaagaaaaaaaatttcaatgacattcgtttcttttttggccattttccTTAAATAAATATCATTATTCTAGAGCGCCCGAAGCGCTAGAAATGtttatcatttcatttcaCCTTGGTACGCCACAACCCACGGCTCGTTAATTGTGATCCAGATTTTGACCTTGGAAAAACATTCAGCAATGACAATAAAACGTCAACAATTATTCTAAATGCGTTAAAGTAACGACCGAAAAATTGTGTTACGTCATTGCCGAATTCTGTGTAGCACAGACGGGCGTATTCTTCGAACCAATCGGCGATGCTAGGATTTAGCCATCCGCCCATGTCTTCCAGTGCTTGCGGCAAGTCCCAGTGGTACAGAGTCACCTAattatttgaagaagaaaaaaaaaaccaccccAAGGTATAACATAGGAATATCCAGGGAAATAGGTTATAGACAGAGGCCATCGACCTATTATTTTACGAAATGAAATGATTATTTATTCACCATGGGTTCAATATTGGCGGCTTTGAGTGCTGCAATCAGTCGCTTGTAGTAGTCGACGCCCGGCTGGTTAACTTCACCGATGCCGTTGGGTAGAACTCGAGCCCACGAGATGGAGAAACGATAATGAGACACCTTTGGAGATCATCACCATAAGAAGATAATGAGTGGGTTGTAAGGCTACATGCAGTAGCATATAGTGTATCGAATAGATCAAGTTAATGAATTCATTTATACTCCCAAACTCTGGAGGGCGTTGACGTCTTTCTGGTAAAAGTAGTAGCTGTTGCAGGCCGTCTGACCGGTTGACCCGTCTAACACCACGCTCGAATTGGTCGTGTAGACATCCCAAATGTTCAGCCCCTTACCTggaaatttacattttcaaaggaatttgatttgaaaaaaaagtgtcgagACTAATGGACATGTCATTAGGCGGCTACCGTCCGCGTCCCATCCGCCTTCaatttggtgtgcactggtggcGGCGGCCCAAATAAAATCGGGTGAAAACGTGTCGTAGAGCAGTGGCTCATCCACGTAAACTCCGGCCGCAGCGCCGGCTATTACCAGTAGCCAA
The sequence above is drawn from the Daphnia pulicaria isolate SC F1-1A chromosome 1, SC_F0-13Bv2, whole genome shotgun sequence genome and encodes:
- the LOC124328087 gene encoding lactase-phlorizin hydrolase-like, with translation MRQSRNNRMDNRRWISWLILSLVVASDKVSAIFVDEPLLYDTFPPDFIWASATSAHQIEGAWNVDGKGPSIWDTYTSQPGIVAEGATGQTACNSYYFYQKDVDALKSLNVSHYRFSISWPRVLPNGIGQVNQPGIDYYKNLIAALKVANIQPMVTLYHWDLPQALEDMGGWLNASVADWFEEYARLCFTQFGDDVKIWVTLNEPWITAWQGYGLGVSAPAKYGPGTYTYQAGHNLILAHAKAYRLYESTFKASQQGKVGIALNVNWFFPGSDLIADKDAAERALQFMGGWFANPIFGSGDYPSIMKLKIGEKSAQQGFNQSRLPEFTAEQKLLVQGSADFLGINHYTSLLTVNQPSNINDVSYESDQDLYSYYDPSWYGSGSPWLKITPFGLRNLLGWLRDKFNNPEMIITENGCSDTAGNLDDMLRIYYYKHYINNVLKAIKTDGVKVSGYTAWSLMDNFEWRAGYNEKFGLFNVDFSSPELPRTAKASARYIAQIIHDNGFRSDQPCNNYPISK
- the LOC124328103 gene encoding lactase-phlorizin hydrolase-like isoform X2, whose translation is MAMKFAYWLLVIAGAAAGVYVDEPLLYDTFSPDFIWAAATSAHQIEGGWDADGKGLNIWDVYTTNSSVVLDGSTGQTACNSYYFYQKDVNALQSLGVSHYRFSISWARVLPNGIGEVNQPGVDYYKRLIAALKAANIEPMVTLYHWDLPQALEDMGGWLNPSIADWFEEYARLCYTEFGNDVKIWITINEPWVVAYQGYGSGINAPGKYGPGTYTYQSGHNLILAHARAYRLYESEFKPTQQGKAGITLNINWYDPKDNQTSSQEAAERAMQFLGGWFANPIFGDGGYPAVMRQKVDEKSAAQGYNPSRLPVFTAEEKLLVQGSSDFFGLNYYTGSLTIEKIQDISIVDYGADQDIEASYDPAWYGSGSGWLKITPFGMRNTLKWIRDRFNNPDIIVTENGFSDNAGNLDDLMRVYYYKHNINNVLKAIRYLITRTR
- the LOC124328103 gene encoding cytosolic beta-glucosidase-like isoform X1; translation: MAMKFAYWLLVIAGAAAGVYVDEPLLYDTFSPDFIWAAATSAHQIEGGWDADGKGLNIWDVYTTNSSVVLDGSTGQTACNSYYFYQKDVNALQSLGVSHYRFSISWARVLPNGIGEVNQPGVDYYKRLIAALKAANIEPMVTLYHWDLPQALEDMGGWLNPSIADWFEEYARLCYTEFGNDVKIWITINEPWVVAYQGYGSGINAPGKYGPGTYTYQSGHNLILAHARAYRLYESEFKPTQQGKAGITLNINWYDPKDNQTSSQEAAERAMQFLGGWFANPIFGDGGYPAVMRQKVDEKSAAQGYNPSRLPVFTAEEKLLVQGSSDFFGLNYYTGSLTIEKIQDISIVDYGADQDIEASYDPAWYGSGSGWLKITPFGMRNTLKWIRDRFNNPDIIVTENGFSDNAGNLDDLMRVYYYKHNINNVLKAIKTDGVKVIGYAAWSLMDNYEWGSGYTQKFGIFSVDFATADLNRTVKASGRYYAQLIRDNGFTVDQPCNNYPIY